Proteins co-encoded in one Saprospira grandis genomic window:
- a CDS encoding FeoA family protein — MSENSSIRRLWEAKKGEQLTFLHTDSPLLSLKLMEMGLFPAAKFRLLKRAPLAGPLLLELADNLQQLAIGPAEAKEIWIQ; from the coding sequence ATGTCTGAAAATTCTTCCATCCGCCGACTCTGGGAAGCCAAAAAAGGAGAACAACTTACCTTCCTCCATACAGACTCCCCTTTGCTCAGCCTAAAACTTATGGAGATGGGCCTCTTTCCCGCCGCTAAGTTCCGCCTGCTCAAAAGAGCCCCCCTAGCCGGCCCCCTCCTCCTCGAACTTGCCGATAATTTGCAACAATTGGCCATCGGGCCAGCAGAAGCCAAAGAAATATGGATACAGTAG
- the feoB gene encoding ferrous iron transporter B — MDTVANKHLNIALLGPPNVGKTSLFNQLTGLQQKVGNFPGVTVEKKVGKIQLQELNGQLTDLPGLYSLFAKSPDEEVVIKALEEESFDALLLVLDASHLERSLLLAQQALAMGIPVLPLLNMLDQAEGQGFQFDTQELLPLLGQEPLRINARQGLGLDQIPKAIDQLLSQEAPSANAEFLALMKSNDAAAQLKDSQKRLEQIRPQLKKARKKTSTKRSWSHFLDQWTSHPIAGYLIYLTVLFGIFQLIFSLADWPMGLIDEGTGALASFIAELLPPGPINELITEGIIPGIGGVVIFVPQIAILFFALSILEESGYISRVVFLMDKPMRFFGLSGQSVLPLLSGAACAIPAVMAARNISSWRERMATIFVSPMISCAARLPVYVILIALVIPDGSSWGFGWKGLAMLGLYLLGVLGALLTGLALRFILPKKDQNPFVIDLPSYKWPRWQNVFLTAYQKSKSFVLEAGKVILALSILLWILGSYGPSEAMQAAEERAQQMSQNDSELAQNMAAEKLSASYLGHLGHAIEPAIRPLGYDWKIGIGLLASFAAREVFVGTMGTIYSMGSEPEENTLIERMRAERFEDSQKAVYSLPTGISLLVFYVFAMQCMSTLAVVYKETRSWKWPLLQLVYMTGLAYLLAFLSYQLLS, encoded by the coding sequence ATGGATACAGTAGCCAATAAACATCTAAATATCGCCCTGCTTGGGCCCCCTAATGTGGGCAAAACCTCTCTCTTTAACCAACTCACTGGCCTCCAACAAAAGGTCGGTAACTTTCCTGGCGTTACCGTAGAGAAAAAAGTAGGCAAAATTCAATTGCAGGAGCTCAACGGCCAACTGACCGACCTGCCCGGACTTTATAGCCTCTTCGCTAAATCTCCAGATGAAGAAGTGGTGATCAAAGCATTGGAAGAGGAAAGCTTTGACGCTCTGCTCTTGGTCCTCGATGCTAGCCACCTCGAAAGAAGCTTACTCCTGGCCCAACAAGCCCTAGCTATGGGCATCCCCGTTCTGCCCCTACTCAATATGCTCGACCAAGCAGAGGGCCAAGGGTTCCAGTTTGATACTCAAGAACTCCTCCCCCTCCTCGGCCAAGAACCTCTCCGTATCAATGCCCGCCAAGGACTTGGCCTCGACCAAATCCCCAAGGCCATTGATCAACTCCTCTCCCAAGAGGCTCCTTCTGCTAATGCAGAATTTTTAGCCCTGATGAAGTCAAATGATGCTGCCGCTCAGCTGAAGGATAGCCAAAAACGACTCGAGCAAATTCGCCCACAACTTAAAAAGGCCCGAAAAAAAACCAGCACTAAACGCAGTTGGTCCCATTTCTTAGACCAATGGACCAGCCACCCTATCGCTGGCTATCTCATTTACCTTACGGTCCTCTTTGGCATTTTTCAACTGATTTTTAGCCTGGCCGATTGGCCTATGGGCCTGATCGATGAAGGTACAGGCGCCCTAGCTAGCTTTATCGCAGAACTCCTCCCCCCTGGCCCAATCAATGAATTGATTACAGAGGGGATTATCCCCGGCATCGGCGGGGTCGTGATTTTTGTCCCCCAAATTGCTATCCTCTTTTTTGCCCTCTCCATCCTCGAGGAAAGCGGCTATATCTCTAGGGTGGTCTTCCTCATGGATAAACCCATGCGCTTTTTTGGCCTGAGCGGACAAAGTGTGCTCCCCCTCCTTTCTGGAGCCGCCTGCGCTATTCCCGCCGTGATGGCCGCCCGAAATATTAGCAGCTGGAGAGAACGCATGGCCACCATTTTTGTCAGTCCCATGATTAGCTGCGCCGCCCGCCTGCCTGTTTATGTCATCCTAATCGCTCTGGTGATTCCCGATGGCAGTAGTTGGGGCTTTGGCTGGAAAGGTCTCGCCATGCTGGGCCTTTATCTCCTTGGCGTGCTTGGCGCTCTGCTCACGGGCCTTGCGCTCCGCTTTATTCTCCCCAAAAAGGACCAAAACCCTTTTGTGATTGATCTTCCTAGCTATAAATGGCCCCGCTGGCAAAATGTCTTTCTCACGGCCTACCAAAAATCAAAGTCTTTTGTCCTAGAAGCCGGTAAAGTCATTCTGGCCCTCTCCATTTTGCTCTGGATTCTGGGTAGCTATGGCCCCAGCGAAGCCATGCAGGCCGCCGAAGAACGCGCCCAGCAAATGAGCCAAAATGATAGCGAATTGGCCCAAAATATGGCCGCCGAAAAATTATCCGCTAGCTATCTCGGCCATCTCGGCCACGCCATTGAGCCCGCTATTCGCCCGCTCGGCTACGACTGGAAAATTGGCATCGGTTTGCTGGCCTCTTTTGCCGCCCGCGAGGTTTTTGTCGGCACTATGGGTACTATATATAGTATGGGTAGCGAACCCGAAGAAAATACCCTGATCGAAAGGATGCGTGCCGAACGATTTGAAGATAGCCAAAAAGCAGTTTATAGCCTGCCCACAGGCATTTCTCTGCTGGTTTTCTACGTTTTTGCTATGCAATGTATGAGCACCCTAGCCGTGGTCTACAAAGAAACTCGCTCCTGGAAATGGCCGCTGCTGCAATTAGTTTATATGACAGGACTTGCTTATTTACTAGCCTTTTTAAGCTATCAATTACTTAGTTAA
- a CDS encoding asparagine--tRNA ligase has translation MQQYIKDFAQLVGHEVSIKGWVTKIRKSKTACFADFRDGSGFTQAVFALESLGEEQFELAKTLTLESSLAITGQLIRNEKSLGGYELQVSSFEIYHNAEGYPITKSDEEMGVKFLSDKRHLWLRSRRQWAIMRLRNQLIMSIHNFFQSEDFVQMDAPLLTGSACEGTTDLFETDFFGQPAYLSQSGQLYGEAMAMAMGKIYTFGPTFRAEKSNTPRHLSEFWMIEPEMAFYTNEDNMNLIERFIKSVIGEVLYRCKDELEVLGRDTSSLEKVVAETFPRVAYSDAVKILRGELEINGKNAIKLQEEDLAQATARLAEIQAEIAEREKAIAAGMKKGARRFNEGKILALRGEAKELEEKQRHIPDWIESAKNFEDGEDFGNSDETVLTRVFSTPVMVYNWPAKIKSFYMKEVDGDPSLVKGVDLLAPDGYGEIVGGSERETSLEVLVRKIAEHNLDQDDFEWYLDLRRFGSVPHAGFGLGLERLVRWVCGLNHVRETLPFQRRYGQIKP, from the coding sequence ATGCAACAATATATCAAGGATTTTGCACAGCTAGTTGGCCATGAGGTCAGCATTAAAGGTTGGGTGACCAAAATCCGCAAAAGTAAAACGGCTTGCTTTGCCGACTTTAGAGATGGTTCTGGCTTTACCCAAGCCGTTTTTGCCCTAGAAAGCCTAGGCGAAGAACAATTTGAGTTGGCCAAAACGCTCACCCTAGAAAGTTCATTGGCCATTACTGGCCAGCTCATCCGCAATGAAAAGAGCTTGGGCGGCTATGAGCTTCAAGTGAGCAGCTTCGAGATTTACCATAATGCAGAAGGCTATCCCATCACAAAGTCTGATGAGGAAATGGGCGTAAAGTTTTTGAGCGATAAACGCCACCTTTGGCTCCGCAGCCGCCGCCAATGGGCCATTATGCGTTTGCGCAACCAGCTGATTATGAGCATTCACAATTTCTTCCAATCAGAGGATTTTGTGCAAATGGATGCGCCTTTGCTCACGGGCAGCGCCTGTGAAGGCACTACCGACCTTTTTGAGACCGACTTTTTTGGCCAACCCGCCTATTTGTCTCAATCGGGCCAGCTTTATGGAGAGGCCATGGCCATGGCCATGGGCAAGATTTATACTTTTGGTCCTACCTTCCGTGCAGAGAAATCAAATACACCCCGCCACTTATCTGAGTTTTGGATGATTGAGCCCGAAATGGCCTTTTATACCAATGAAGATAATATGAACTTGATCGAGCGCTTTATTAAGTCGGTCATTGGCGAGGTCCTGTATCGTTGTAAAGATGAACTAGAGGTATTGGGCCGAGATACCAGCAGCCTCGAAAAAGTAGTGGCCGAAACCTTCCCTAGAGTAGCCTATAGCGATGCCGTGAAAATTTTGCGTGGAGAGCTAGAGATCAATGGTAAGAATGCCATCAAATTGCAGGAAGAAGATTTGGCCCAAGCTACGGCCCGCCTAGCTGAAATCCAGGCGGAGATTGCAGAAAGAGAGAAAGCCATTGCTGCGGGTATGAAAAAAGGTGCGCGTAGATTCAATGAAGGAAAAATTTTGGCCCTCAGAGGAGAGGCCAAAGAATTGGAAGAAAAACAGCGTCATATTCCAGACTGGATCGAGTCGGCCAAAAACTTTGAAGATGGCGAAGACTTTGGTAACTCGGATGAAACTGTATTGACCAGAGTATTCTCTACGCCTGTGATGGTCTATAACTGGCCAGCCAAAATCAAATCTTTCTATATGAAAGAAGTAGATGGCGATCCTTCTTTGGTGAAGGGGGTAGACCTTTTGGCACCTGATGGTTATGGCGAGATTGTGGGAGGTTCTGAGCGGGAAACCAGCCTAGAGGTATTGGTCCGCAAAATTGCCGAGCACAACTTAGATCAAGACGACTTTGAGTGGTATTTGGACCTTCGTCGTTTTGGTTCGGTGCCTCATGCAGGTTTTGGTTTGGGCCTAGAGCGTTTGGTGCGTTGGGTTTGTGGCCTCAACCACGTTAGAGAGACCTTGCCTTTCCAGCGTCGTTATGGACAAATCAAGCCTTAA
- a CDS encoding C40 family peptidase: MRGIQYLNNSRGQRVKAIVDLNKYGKEFAAFVKSLEAAESSNSNNSGMSSPFGSNPVAGDNIAYMGSSASKQVKVNALIAKAQSFYGTPYRTGGTTASGMDCSGLTQTVFKTIGVQIPRVSRDQARTGQAVKFDQAQAGDLIFFATGTPNRINHVGVVSSNVNGEVKFIHASSSRGVMEASMNNNYWRKVYMGLRRVL; encoded by the coding sequence ATGCGTGGTATTCAATATCTCAATAATAGCAGAGGCCAAAGAGTAAAGGCCATTGTAGATCTCAATAAGTACGGAAAAGAGTTTGCCGCCTTCGTGAAGAGTTTAGAGGCGGCAGAAAGTAGCAATAGCAATAACTCGGGTATGAGCAGCCCCTTTGGCAGCAATCCCGTTGCGGGCGATAATATTGCCTATATGGGTAGCTCGGCGAGCAAGCAGGTTAAGGTAAATGCCCTGATTGCCAAGGCCCAAAGTTTTTATGGCACGCCTTACCGCACGGGCGGCACTACCGCTAGTGGTATGGATTGCTCGGGCCTGACGCAGACCGTTTTTAAGACCATTGGGGTCCAAATCCCTAGGGTGTCTAGAGATCAAGCCCGTACAGGACAGGCCGTAAAGTTTGACCAAGCTCAGGCTGGCGACCTCATCTTTTTTGCTACCGGTACGCCCAACCGCATCAATCATGTGGGGGTAGTTTCTTCTAATGTCAATGGAGAAGTGAAGTTTATTCACGCCTCTTCTAGCCGCGGCGTGATGGAGGCTTCTATGAATAATAATTACTGGCGGAAAGTCTATATGGGCCTGCGCAGAGTACTATAA
- a CDS encoding NADPH-dependent FMN reductase produces MIVVISGTNRPNSKTRIVAEAAFAHFKEKAEEEVRFFSLEDLPDDILHIDMYDPEQQSSALRTIQEQYLIAPNKLFIVSPEYNGSYPGVLKLFLDACSIYAYQESFQGGKKAALVGVAAGRAGNLRGMEHLTGVLNYLQITVMPQQLPISSIGAQLEESGQLLAASQNALEEQVERFLAF; encoded by the coding sequence ATGATTGTAGTAATTTCGGGGACCAACCGCCCCAACAGCAAAACTAGAATTGTCGCAGAGGCGGCTTTTGCTCATTTTAAAGAGAAAGCGGAAGAGGAAGTACGCTTTTTTAGCCTAGAAGATTTACCCGATGACATCTTGCATATAGATATGTATGATCCTGAGCAGCAATCTTCGGCTTTGCGGACCATACAAGAGCAGTATTTGATTGCGCCAAATAAGTTATTTATTGTTTCTCCGGAGTACAACGGCAGTTATCCGGGCGTACTGAAGTTATTTTTGGATGCCTGTTCGATTTATGCCTACCAAGAAAGTTTTCAGGGGGGCAAGAAGGCGGCTTTGGTGGGCGTAGCTGCGGGACGAGCGGGGAACCTGCGAGGCATGGAGCATCTGACGGGCGTATTGAACTACTTGCAAATTACGGTCATGCCCCAACAGCTGCCTATATCTAGCATAGGGGCCCAGTTAGAGGAGTCTGGACAACTCTTAGCCGCTAGCCAAAACGCGCTAGAAGAGCAGGTAGAGCGTTTCTTGGCCTTTTAA
- a CDS encoding metal-dependent hydrolase, with product MKITYYGHSAFMVELGGKKLLFDPFITPNPLAQEASISADDLNPDYILLSHGHADHVSDAVSIAQRTGAKVVAIYEVAEWLQKQGIENTHPMNIGGKWNFGEFTVHCTTAVHSSALPDGSYGGNPMGFVISSNDGTFYFAGDTALTMDMKLIPMLYPKLDFALLPIGDNFTMSYEHAIIASDFIECNTIVGIHFDTFGFITIDHKEAKAAFEAKGKNLFIPKAGMSFSIQKG from the coding sequence ATGAAAATTACCTACTACGGTCACTCTGCTTTTATGGTAGAATTAGGCGGCAAAAAACTCCTTTTTGACCCCTTTATTACGCCCAACCCCCTAGCCCAAGAAGCTAGCATTTCTGCAGATGACCTTAATCCCGACTATATTTTACTTTCGCATGGACATGCCGATCATGTTAGCGATGCCGTGAGTATTGCCCAACGCACTGGCGCAAAGGTGGTCGCTATTTATGAGGTGGCCGAATGGCTGCAAAAACAAGGGATCGAAAATACACACCCCATGAATATCGGGGGCAAATGGAATTTTGGCGAGTTTACTGTCCATTGCACCACCGCCGTTCACTCTTCTGCCCTACCCGATGGCAGCTATGGCGGCAACCCCATGGGCTTTGTCATCAGCTCTAATGATGGTACTTTCTACTTTGCCGGAGATACCGCCCTCACTATGGATATGAAGCTGATTCCTATGCTCTATCCCAAACTCGATTTTGCCCTGCTCCCTATCGGCGACAATTTTACGATGAGCTATGAACATGCCATCATTGCCTCCGATTTTATTGAGTGTAACACGATTGTCGGCATCCATTTCGACACTTTCGGCTTTATTACTATCGATCATAAAGAAGCAAAAGCCGCCTTTGAAGCTAAAGGCAAAAACCTCTTTATCCCTAAAGCAGGAATGAGCTTTTCTATCCAAAAAGGATAA
- a CDS encoding TonB-dependent receptor yields the protein MKQFSLLIFLLFISLSLSQAQEKAAMASISGKVLEASSAYPVIGATVFLPELNIGVITNFEGEYRLPNLPAGSYKLQCSYLGFSTQTVENISLAEGQSFQLDFTLQEEALAQDEVVIEAKQIRNTANALLTIKRQSSQVLDGVSAAEIKKTGDNDAAAAMRRITGVTVEGGKYVYVRGLSDRYSKTTLNGAEIPSLDPNRNSVQMDLFPANLIDNILVYKSFSPNLYGDFTGGYIDIETKDFPERFSINASLSTSYHTIASFNPNLNSYAGSSTDPLGFDDGLRQLPSTIPNIEEGQLPEFEPNSSASFNAADAQQIAAASRSFANNWEQSGRSRFLNSRASFSIGNQRKLFGKPLGFIASLSYSQQASGYTNGNYGIYELGGNSQSTNRLTSQLQLEEQLGRDETLWGAMLGASYKLNKNNQLRLTVLRNQSATSTARYAEGTKFRDDPDDVFISQSWRFLERSLSSYQLGGKHFIPKWKNLEIKWQSAYSLSAQDEPDLRYFTYRYRPDQDRYFLKLSSDNSPSRFYREMNENTWSNRVDLSLPYKQWNGLSAKLMAGASYNRKARVFRENRIVFQQSGIVPFNGNLTDYFAEDQLVQYDAGENQWANNGQGLYADSDIDLQNSYDAQQDVFGLYLMSELPLTKKLRLITGLRMEQTSLSMLSLDPALQAIDSLHLDQSSPLLKNLDLLPALSLNYELNDKMKLRFAYSRTLARPSFRELAPYTNFDVDGGYLLAGNPNLQRSLADNIDLRYEFYPSFAELISLTGFFKQFYNPIERTFNPTAPNSEITFRNVEEAQILGLELELRKNLGFIAAPLKDFSLAANFAYIYSATKIDPLELAEIRATVADAKDSRPMFGQSPYSANFLLAYKNDYGTTANLVFNVIGPRISLIVRGGTPNVYEQPVPLLGFNLAQELGKGFRLSLRANNLLGSRYRESLDYKGKEYFIQRYDLGRSFSLGVNYRFNRAAE from the coding sequence ATGAAACAATTTTCACTACTTATTTTTCTGCTTTTTATTAGCCTGAGCCTCAGTCAGGCACAAGAAAAAGCCGCTATGGCCAGCATTAGCGGCAAGGTCCTAGAGGCCAGCTCTGCCTATCCCGTGATTGGGGCCACGGTCTTTCTACCCGAGCTCAATATTGGTGTAATCACTAATTTTGAAGGGGAGTACCGCCTGCCTAATTTGCCCGCAGGCAGCTATAAGTTGCAATGCTCTTATTTGGGCTTTAGCACGCAAACCGTAGAAAATATTAGCTTAGCCGAAGGCCAAAGTTTCCAATTAGATTTCACTCTGCAAGAAGAAGCCTTGGCCCAAGATGAAGTGGTCATCGAGGCCAAGCAAATCCGAAATACAGCTAATGCTTTGCTGACCATCAAAAGACAGTCGTCTCAGGTTTTGGATGGGGTCTCGGCCGCAGAAATTAAGAAAACTGGAGATAATGATGCCGCCGCCGCTATGCGCCGCATTACAGGGGTTACGGTAGAAGGAGGCAAGTATGTTTATGTGCGTGGACTAAGCGATCGCTATAGCAAAACGACACTCAATGGGGCCGAAATCCCTAGCCTAGACCCTAACCGCAATTCGGTCCAAATGGACCTTTTTCCCGCTAACCTCATTGATAATATTCTAGTCTATAAATCCTTTAGCCCTAATCTCTATGGCGATTTTACTGGAGGCTATATTGATATTGAGACCAAGGATTTTCCAGAACGCTTTAGTATCAACGCCAGTTTGTCTACTTCTTATCATACAATCGCTAGCTTCAATCCCAATTTGAATAGCTATGCGGGAAGTAGCACAGACCCGCTCGGCTTTGATGATGGCCTTCGCCAATTACCTTCTACTATTCCCAATATCGAGGAGGGCCAATTGCCCGAGTTTGAGCCCAACAGCTCCGCCAGTTTTAATGCAGCAGATGCGCAGCAGATCGCTGCCGCTAGCCGCAGCTTTGCCAATAATTGGGAGCAGTCGGGCCGTAGCCGCTTCCTCAATAGCCGAGCGTCTTTTTCTATCGGCAATCAAAGAAAGTTGTTTGGCAAACCCCTAGGCTTTATTGCCTCGCTCAGTTATAGCCAACAGGCTAGCGGCTATACCAATGGAAATTATGGAATTTATGAATTGGGCGGCAATAGCCAAAGCACCAACCGCCTTACTTCTCAGCTTCAATTGGAGGAGCAGCTGGGCCGAGATGAAACCCTTTGGGGAGCCATGCTAGGCGCTAGCTACAAACTGAATAAAAATAATCAGCTTCGCCTAACCGTTTTGCGCAACCAAAGCGCAACTTCTACCGCCCGCTATGCCGAAGGGACCAAATTTAGAGATGATCCCGATGATGTTTTTATTAGCCAGTCATGGCGGTTTTTAGAGCGCAGCCTGAGCAGCTACCAATTGGGCGGAAAACATTTTATCCCCAAATGGAAAAACCTAGAGATCAAATGGCAAAGCGCTTATTCGCTTTCTGCCCAAGATGAACCCGACCTGCGCTATTTTACTTATCGCTACCGCCCCGATCAAGATCGCTATTTTCTGAAGTTGAGTAGTGATAATAGCCCCAGCCGCTTTTATCGAGAAATGAATGAAAACACTTGGTCCAACCGAGTTGATTTGAGCTTGCCCTACAAACAATGGAATGGCCTTTCGGCTAAGCTGATGGCCGGCGCTAGCTATAATAGAAAAGCTAGAGTCTTTAGAGAAAACCGCATTGTCTTTCAGCAATCGGGGATTGTGCCCTTTAATGGCAATTTGACAGATTATTTTGCCGAGGACCAATTGGTCCAATACGATGCAGGCGAAAACCAATGGGCCAATAATGGCCAAGGCCTTTATGCCGATTCTGATATTGATCTACAAAATAGCTATGATGCCCAACAAGATGTTTTTGGCCTCTACCTGATGAGCGAATTGCCCCTGACGAAAAAGTTGCGCTTGATCACGGGCCTAAGAATGGAGCAAACTAGCCTGAGCATGCTTTCTCTAGATCCCGCTTTACAAGCTATTGACTCTTTGCATTTGGACCAATCTTCTCCTTTGCTCAAAAATTTGGACCTCTTGCCGGCCCTTAGCCTAAATTATGAGTTGAATGATAAAATGAAGTTGCGCTTTGCCTATTCTAGAACCTTGGCCCGACCTAGTTTTAGGGAGTTGGCGCCCTACACCAATTTTGATGTAGATGGGGGCTATCTCTTGGCGGGTAACCCTAACTTGCAGCGCAGCCTAGCCGATAATATTGATCTGCGCTATGAGTTTTACCCCAGCTTTGCCGAATTGATTTCGCTTACAGGCTTTTTTAAGCAGTTTTATAATCCTATTGAGCGCACCTTTAATCCTACTGCCCCCAACTCAGAGATTACTTTCCGTAATGTAGAAGAGGCCCAAATTCTAGGTTTGGAGCTAGAGCTGCGCAAAAACTTAGGCTTTATTGCTGCTCCGCTCAAGGACTTTAGCTTGGCGGCCAATTTTGCTTATATCTACTCGGCCACTAAAATTGATCCTTTAGAGTTAGCGGAGATTCGGGCTACCGTAGCCGATGCTAAGGATAGTCGCCCCATGTTTGGTCAATCGCCTTATTCGGCCAACTTCCTTTTGGCCTATAAAAATGATTATGGAACAACGGCCAATCTCGTTTTTAATGTTATTGGTCCCCGCATTTCTTTGATTGTTCGTGGAGGTACCCCCAATGTGTATGAGCAGCCCGTTCCCCTTTTGGGCTTTAATCTAGCGCAAGAGCTGGGCAAGGGCTTCCGTCTGAGCTTGCGGGCAAACAATCTTTTGGGTAGCCGCTATCGGGAATCTTTGGACTATAAAGGCAAAGAATACTTTATTCAGCGCTATGATTTGGGCCGAAGCTTTTCTTTGGGCGTCAATTATCGATTTAATCGAGCTGCCGAATAG